Proteins encoded within one genomic window of Deltaproteobacteria bacterium:
- a CDS encoding HD domain-containing protein, with amino-acid sequence MSRQKGSMRRKSIVERFSIVFAILYVIPMLVSLYLLLPFLELEGKAAQVTFLVVFLVLLGLAGRLILRAIVKSLVDTVDDVEAVASGDLSRRARPSSGDELHDLANNVNRITERLQKNIEDLQSSKQHIQTLLSHISRAVASPVEIDGLLTVTLSSMVDIIGYRKGVVTVIGSEGEFRIISHVGLSPGEESSFPVAGKELLGRVIDCARPLVLHRGRDGGWKERGLREFQRFFGDSVSVPLIRSYTVFGVLTVASGRGDSPGSEGSDAKCRKIGGDDVLMLQNLAAQVATAIDNAELRKSMEKTYFESISSLAAAVEARDIYTNGHSKRVSELSGGIAAQLRLPEYVVKLVKEASLLHDIGKIGIPDTILHNSSRKSPDDYFEVIKTHPVIGENIVKPMHSLRRLCPGVRHHHERVDGHGYPDGLSGDAIPIEARIMAVADAFDAMTSDRLYRSSLSRKEAVQQLWKNAGFQFDSQCVKALLAQLRDDSAVKNLRVGGTEIMHDSPGASSPRP; translated from the coding sequence TTGTCGAGACAAAAGGGTTCGATGCGCAGGAAATCGATCGTCGAGAGATTTTCCATCGTTTTCGCCATACTCTACGTGATACCGATGCTGGTCTCCCTCTATCTCCTTTTGCCCTTCCTGGAACTCGAAGGGAAGGCGGCGCAGGTTACCTTCCTCGTTGTCTTCCTGGTCCTCCTCGGCCTTGCGGGCCGCCTGATCCTGCGGGCGATCGTAAAGTCCCTGGTGGATACGGTGGACGACGTGGAGGCCGTCGCATCGGGTGATTTGAGCAGGCGTGCGCGGCCCTCCTCCGGCGATGAGCTGCATGACCTGGCCAATAATGTCAACAGGATAACGGAGAGGCTCCAGAAAAACATCGAAGACCTGCAGAGCTCGAAACAGCACATACAGACCCTTTTGAGCCACATTTCCCGGGCCGTCGCGTCTCCCGTCGAGATCGACGGCCTGCTGACGGTAACCCTCTCGAGCATGGTAGATATCATCGGGTACAGGAAGGGGGTCGTGACGGTCATCGGCTCGGAGGGAGAGTTCCGGATCATTTCCCACGTCGGCCTCTCCCCCGGCGAGGAGTCCTCTTTCCCGGTGGCGGGAAAGGAGCTGCTTGGCCGGGTCATCGATTGCGCTCGCCCCCTGGTTCTTCACCGCGGCCGGGACGGCGGCTGGAAGGAAAGGGGGCTGCGCGAGTTTCAGCGGTTCTTCGGGGACAGCGTGTCCGTTCCCCTCATCAGGTCCTACACGGTGTTCGGCGTACTGACGGTTGCGTCGGGACGGGGTGATTCTCCCGGAAGCGAGGGGTCCGATGCGAAGTGCAGGAAGATAGGCGGGGACGATGTCCTGATGCTTCAGAACCTTGCCGCACAGGTAGCTACCGCTATCGACAATGCGGAGCTGCGCAAGAGCATGGAGAAGACCTATTTCGAAAGCATCTCCTCGCTTGCCGCGGCCGTCGAGGCGAGGGATATCTACACGAACGGGCACTCAAAGAGGGTGTCCGAACTCTCAGGGGGCATAGCCGCGCAGTTGCGGTTGCCCGAGTACGTCGTAAAGCTGGTAAAGGAGGCATCGCTGCTGCACGATATCGGGAAGATCGGCATACCCGACACCATCCTCCACAATTCCTCGCGCAAATCGCCCGATGACTATTTCGAGGTCATAAAGACCCACCCGGTGATCGGCGAGAACATCGTGAAGCCGATGCACTCGCTCAGGAGGCTCTGCCCCGGCGTCCGGCATCACCATGAGAGAGTTGACGGGCACGGGTATCCCGACGGCCTTTCCGGGGATGCCATCCCGATCGAGGCCCGGATCATGGCGGTCGCCGATGCCTTCGATGCGATGACGTCGGACCGGCTCTACCGGAGCAGCCTTTCCCGGAAAGAGGCGGTCCAGCAGTTGTGGAAAAATGCGGGGTTCCAGTTCGACTCCCAGTGCGTGAAAGCGCTGCTCGCCCAACTCAGGGATGATTCGGCGGTGAAAAACCTCAGGGTCGGCGGCACCGAGATCATGCACGATTCGCCGGGAGCGTCATCTCCACGACCGTGA
- a CDS encoding M48 family metalloprotease — MDLSRFFESYIGLFIAQSFSHTFITAIIVHRAIKSWRIKSPALKQKFHYLAIIFPLAAFPAYQLINPARRNLSFRLGALFDMNRWLTLEILGKIPGHAVFILLLLVTSCIFFFQEALPIIRHLLAPQKNAHGEDGGSKAQVRHVLESLPGEKPNFFVLDDEDLLLYSTTGKNASIYLSRGLVESLDTEQLRAALAHEIAHIDRNKKPLLLVVFLFRVILFFNPVVLLEFRRVVQEEEKICDDMAVMKTGKPSVLAETLKRLYLPDHGGGKISMKELGRGEKTFEERSHILLIQSRITRLESKEKEDPGNSWLKIAATIALVAWINYFIV; from the coding sequence ATGGACCTTTCAAGATTTTTCGAATCATATATCGGATTGTTCATCGCCCAGTCATTCAGCCACACATTTATCACCGCAATTATCGTCCACAGGGCCATAAAGTCGTGGCGCATCAAGAGTCCGGCCCTGAAACAGAAGTTCCACTACCTAGCGATCATATTCCCCCTCGCAGCCTTTCCCGCGTACCAGCTGATCAACCCCGCAAGAAGGAACCTCTCCTTCCGCCTCGGGGCCCTCTTCGACATGAACAGGTGGCTTACCCTGGAGATCCTGGGCAAAATTCCCGGGCACGCTGTTTTTATCCTTCTCCTGCTCGTCACCTCGTGCATCTTCTTCTTCCAGGAGGCGCTTCCCATCATCCGGCACCTCCTCGCCCCCCAGAAAAACGCACATGGGGAAGACGGGGGAAGCAAGGCGCAGGTCCGGCATGTCCTGGAAAGCCTGCCGGGAGAGAAGCCGAACTTTTTCGTCCTCGACGACGAAGACCTGCTCCTGTACTCGACCACAGGCAAAAATGCTTCCATTTACCTGTCCCGGGGCCTTGTGGAATCGCTCGACACCGAGCAGCTGCGGGCGGCCCTGGCCCACGAAATAGCCCACATCGACAGGAACAAAAAGCCCCTCCTGCTGGTCGTCTTCCTCTTCAGGGTCATCCTCTTCTTCAACCCCGTCGTCCTCCTCGAGTTCAGGAGGGTCGTCCAGGAAGAGGAGAAGATATGCGACGATATGGCGGTGATGAAAACGGGGAAGCCCTCGGTCCTCGCCGAGACGCTCAAGAGGCTCTACCTGCCCGATCACGGCGGGGGGAAGATCAGCATGAAGGAGCTCGGACGGGGGGAGAAAACCTTCGAGGAGAGGAGCCACATCCTGCTCATCCAGAGCAGGATCACGAGACTCGAATCCAAAGAAAAGGAAGACCCGGGAAACTCCTGGCTCAAAATTGCCGCGACGATCGCACTCGTGGCGTGGATAAATTACTTTATCGTGTGA
- a CDS encoding 4Fe-4S dicluster domain-containing protein — MGKETKKAGVKTSRGKKGDGAGVKWSRRDFLKTVTAAGGSALVATPSKAIAYKKLEGWPNRLGMLTDLSQCVGCRSCERACNEANSLPAPGVPFDAKSVFAEKRRPTASAYTVVNRYENPKDRGEPIYRKVQCNHCNEPACASACPVRAYRKTPEGAVLYNADLCFGCRYCMIACPFYAPAYDYESAFEPRVVKCTMCYERITRGGVPACAKACPVEAITFGKRKDLVKLARAKISRDPDRYLDQIYGEHTAGGTGWLYIAGAPFGQLDFPTDLPDTPLVEQTKGFLSAVPLVLILWPAILGLCYSAMNRKGEMHAGDGGETRTNGKEDEK; from the coding sequence ATGGGAAAGGAAACGAAAAAAGCAGGTGTGAAAACCAGCAGGGGAAAGAAAGGAGATGGCGCAGGGGTGAAGTGGAGCAGGAGGGATTTTCTGAAGACAGTCACCGCAGCGGGAGGCTCTGCCCTCGTGGCCACCCCGTCGAAAGCCATCGCCTATAAGAAGCTGGAGGGATGGCCCAACCGCCTGGGAATGCTCACAGATCTCTCGCAGTGCGTGGGCTGCAGGAGCTGCGAGCGGGCCTGCAACGAGGCAAACAGCCTGCCGGCCCCGGGGGTTCCTTTCGACGCGAAATCCGTATTCGCAGAGAAACGGCGGCCCACGGCCAGCGCATACACGGTAGTGAACAGATACGAAAACCCGAAAGACCGGGGAGAGCCGATCTACCGGAAAGTTCAATGCAACCACTGCAACGAGCCCGCATGTGCCTCCGCGTGCCCTGTCCGGGCATACAGAAAAACCCCCGAAGGAGCGGTCCTCTACAACGCCGACCTCTGCTTCGGCTGCAGGTACTGCATGATCGCCTGTCCCTTCTACGCCCCCGCATACGACTATGAGAGCGCCTTCGAGCCCCGCGTGGTCAAGTGCACCATGTGTTACGAGAGAATCACGAGAGGAGGCGTCCCGGCCTGTGCGAAAGCCTGTCCCGTGGAAGCGATAACCTTCGGCAAAAGGAAAGACCTGGTCAAGCTCGCCAGGGCGAAGATCTCGAGGGACCCCGACAGGTACCTGGACCAGATCTACGGGGAGCACACAGCAGGCGGGACGGGCTGGCTCTACATAGCCGGCGCACCCTTCGGGCAGCTCGACTTTCCGACGGACCTGCCCGACACCCCCCTCGTGGAACAGACGAAGGGATTTCTCTCCGCCGTCCCCCTCGTGCTCATCCTGTGGCCGGCAATCCTGGGGCTCTGCTATTCAGCCATGAACCGAAAAGGCGAGATGCATGCCGGCGACGGCGGGGAAACCCGAACGAACGGTAAGGAGGATGAAAAATGA